A stretch of the Streptococcus oralis genome encodes the following:
- a CDS encoding thioredoxin family protein, whose amino-acid sequence MITPNSIEELAGFVEQDGKKVFLFVADWCGDCRYIYPSLPEIEETNPEFTFIRVDRDQYLDLAKLWDVYGIPSLVVLEKDKEIGRFVNRDRKSKEEINDFLAGLK is encoded by the coding sequence ATGATTACTCCAAATAGTATAGAAGAGCTTGCAGGTTTTGTCGAGCAAGATGGCAAGAAGGTTTTCCTTTTTGTGGCAGACTGGTGTGGCGATTGTCGTTATATCTATCCATCCTTGCCAGAGATTGAGGAGACCAATCCAGAGTTCACATTTATTCGAGTGGACCGAGACCAGTATCTAGATCTGGCCAAACTCTGGGATGTGTACGGCATTCCTAGCCTTGTTGTGCTAGAAAAGGACAAGGAAATCGGCCGTTTTGTCAATCGCGACCGTAAAAGCAAGGAAGAAATTAACGACTTTTTAGCAGGACTGAAATAG
- the groL gene encoding chaperonin GroEL (60 kDa chaperone family; promotes refolding of misfolded polypeptides especially under stressful conditions; forms two stacked rings of heptamers to form a barrel-shaped 14mer; ends can be capped by GroES; misfolded proteins enter the barrel where they are refolded when GroES binds): MSKEIKFSSDARSAMVRGVDILADTVKVTLGPKGRNVVLEKSFGSPLITNDGVTIAKEIELEDHFENMGAKLVSEVASKTNDIAGDGTTTATVLTQAIVREGIKNVTAGANPIGIRRGIEAAVATAVEALKNNAIPVSSKEAIAQVAAVSSRSEKVGEYISEAMEKVGKDGVITIEESRGMETELEVVEGMQFDRGYLSQYMVTDSEKMVADLENPYILITDKKISNIQEILPLLESILQSNRPLLIIADDVDGEALPTLVLNKIRGTFNVVAVKAPGFGDRRKAMLEDIAILTGGTVITEDLGLELKDATIEALGQAARVTVDKDSTVIVEGAGNPEAISHRVAVIKSQIETTTSEFDREKLQERLAKLSGGVAVIKVGAATETELKEMKLRIEDALNATRAAVEEGIVAGGGTALANVIPAVADLELTGDEATGRNIVLRALEEPVRQIAHNAGFEGSIVIDRLKNAEVGTGFNAATGEWVNMIEEGIIDPVKVSRSALQNAASVASLILTTEAVVANKPEPVAPAPAMDPSMMGGMM; this comes from the coding sequence ATGTCAAAAGAAATTAAATTTTCATCTGATGCTCGTTCAGCTATGGTCCGTGGTGTCGATATCCTTGCAGATACTGTTAAAGTAACCTTGGGACCAAAAGGTCGTAACGTTGTTCTTGAAAAGTCATTCGGTTCACCATTGATTACCAATGATGGTGTAACAATTGCTAAAGAAATCGAACTAGAAGACCATTTTGAAAATATGGGTGCCAAATTGGTGTCAGAAGTAGCTTCTAAAACCAATGATATTGCGGGTGACGGGACAACTACTGCAACTGTCTTGACCCAAGCTATTGTTCGTGAAGGAATCAAAAATGTTACGGCTGGCGCAAACCCAATCGGTATCCGCCGAGGGATTGAAGCAGCGGTTGCAACTGCTGTGGAAGCCTTGAAGAACAATGCAATTCCAGTATCAAGCAAGGAAGCAATCGCACAAGTGGCTGCCGTATCCTCTCGCTCTGAAAAAGTCGGCGAATACATCTCTGAAGCCATGGAAAAAGTTGGTAAAGATGGTGTCATCACTATTGAAGAATCACGTGGTATGGAAACAGAGCTTGAAGTCGTGGAAGGAATGCAGTTTGACCGCGGTTATCTATCACAGTACATGGTGACAGATAGCGAAAAAATGGTGGCGGACCTTGAAAATCCATACATTTTGATTACCGACAAGAAAATTTCAAATATCCAGGAAATCTTGCCACTCCTAGAAAGCATTCTTCAAAGCAACCGTCCTCTCTTGATTATTGCAGATGATGTGGATGGTGAAGCTCTTCCGACTCTTGTATTGAACAAGATTCGTGGAACCTTCAACGTAGTAGCAGTTAAGGCCCCTGGCTTTGGTGACCGTCGTAAGGCTATGTTAGAAGACATCGCCATCTTGACAGGCGGAACAGTCATCACAGAAGATCTTGGTCTTGAGTTGAAAGACGCTACTATTGAGGCGCTTGGTCAAGCTGCTAGAGTAACTGTGGACAAAGATAGCACTGTTATCGTAGAAGGTGCTGGAAATCCTGAAGCTATTTCTCACCGTGTTGCAGTTATCAAGTCTCAAATTGAAACTACAACATCTGAATTTGACCGCGAAAAATTGCAAGAACGCTTGGCAAAATTGTCAGGTGGTGTCGCAGTTATCAAGGTCGGAGCTGCAACTGAAACTGAGTTGAAAGAAATGAAACTCCGCATTGAAGATGCCCTCAACGCTACTCGTGCAGCCGTTGAAGAAGGAATCGTTGCAGGTGGTGGAACTGCTCTTGCCAATGTCATTCCAGCCGTAGCTGATTTGGAATTGACAGGAGATGAAGCGACAGGACGTAATATTGTTCTCCGCGCCTTGGAAGAACCTGTTCGTCAAATCGCCCACAATGCAGGATTTGAAGGGTCTATCGTTATTGACCGCTTGAAAAATGCTGAAGTTGGTACAGGCTTCAACGCAGCAACTGGCGAATGGGTCAACATGATTGAAGAAGGAATCATTGACCCAGTGAAAGTGAGCCGTTCAGCCCTTCAAAATGCAGCCTCAGTAGCTAGCTTGATTTTAACAACAGAAGCAGTCGTAGCCAATAAACCAGAACCAGTAGCCCCAGCTCCAGCAATGGATCCAAGCATGATGGGCGGGATGATGTAA
- the ntdP gene encoding nucleoside tri-diphosphate phosphatase has protein sequence MKLPKEGDFITIQSYKHDGSLHRTWRDTMVLKTTENAIIGVNDHTLVTESDGRRWVTREPAIVYFHKKYWFNIIAMIRDNGISYYCNMASPYYLDEEALKYIDYDLDVKVFTDGEKRLLDVEEYERHKRKMKYSDDLDYILKEHVKILVDWINNGRGPFSEAYVNIWYKRYIELKNR, from the coding sequence ATGAAACTTCCAAAAGAAGGCGACTTTATTACAATTCAAAGTTATAAGCATGATGGGAGTCTTCACCGTACTTGGCGAGACACCATGGTACTAAAAACAACAGAGAACGCTATTATCGGCGTCAACGACCACACACTTGTTACCGAAAGTGACGGTCGTCGTTGGGTGACTCGAGAACCGGCTATTGTTTACTTTCACAAAAAATATTGGTTTAATATCATTGCCATGATTCGCGATAATGGGATTTCCTACTATTGCAATATGGCCAGCCCCTACTATCTAGATGAGGAAGCCCTGAAATACATTGATTACGATTTGGATGTCAAGGTCTTCACTGATGGTGAAAAACGTCTCTTGGACGTTGAAGAGTATGAGCGCCATAAACGCAAAATGAAGTATTCTGATGATTTAGACTATATTTTGAAAGAGCATGTTAAAATCCTTGTTGATTGGATCAACAATGGACGCGGTCCTTTCTCAGAGGCCTATGTCAACATTTGGTACAAACGCTACATAGAACTAAAGAATCGGTAA
- the rlmD gene encoding 23S rRNA (uracil(1939)-C(5))-methyltransferase RlmD, translated as MNLKVKQKIPLKIKRMGINGEGIGFYQKTLVFVPGALKGEDIYCQITSVKRNFVEAKLLKVNKKSKFRVVPACTIYNECGGCQIMHLHYDKQLEFKTDLLHQALKKFAPAGYENYEIRSTIGMQEPKYYRAKLQFQTRKFKNQVKAGLYAQNSHYLVELKDCLVQDKETQVIANRLAELLTYHQIPITDERKMLGVRTIMVRRARKTGQVQIIIVTNRQINLNQLVKDLVNDFPEVVTVAVNTNTAKTSEIYGEKTEIIWGQESIQEGVLDYEFSLSPRAFYQLNPEQTEILYSEAVKALDVSKEDHLIDAYCGVGTIGFAFANKVKSLRGMDIIPEAIEDAKRNAKKMGFDNTHYEAGTAEEIIPRWYKEGYRADALIVDPPRTGLDDKLLDTILTYVPEKMVYVSCNVSTLARDLVKLVKVYDLQYIQSVDMFPHTARTEAVVKLVKKRKIKFTEKSS; from the coding sequence ATGAATCTGAAAGTCAAACAAAAAATACCTTTAAAAATTAAGCGGATGGGCATCAATGGTGAGGGAATCGGTTTTTACCAGAAAACCCTCGTTTTTGTACCAGGCGCCCTCAAAGGAGAAGACATCTATTGTCAGATTACTTCTGTTAAACGTAACTTTGTTGAAGCCAAATTACTAAAGGTTAATAAGAAGTCGAAATTTCGGGTCGTGCCAGCTTGTACGATTTATAATGAATGTGGTGGTTGCCAAATCATGCACCTCCACTATGATAAACAGTTAGAGTTCAAGACGGATTTGCTCCACCAAGCCCTGAAAAAATTTGCTCCTGCAGGATATGAAAACTATGAAATCCGTTCAACTATCGGAATGCAGGAACCAAAGTACTACCGTGCTAAGCTTCAATTTCAGACTCGGAAATTTAAAAATCAGGTCAAGGCTGGTTTGTATGCGCAAAACTCTCATTATCTCGTAGAGTTGAAAGACTGCTTGGTGCAAGATAAGGAAACCCAAGTGATTGCGAATCGTCTAGCTGAACTTCTTACTTACCACCAAATTCCAATTACAGATGAGAGAAAAATGCTCGGTGTTCGCACCATTATGGTACGTCGAGCAAGAAAAACAGGACAAGTTCAGATTATCATTGTCACAAATCGCCAGATTAATTTAAATCAACTGGTTAAAGACCTAGTCAATGATTTTCCAGAAGTTGTCACGGTTGCTGTCAATACAAATACAGCAAAGACAAGTGAAATCTATGGTGAAAAGACGGAAATTATCTGGGGCCAAGAGAGTATTCAAGAAGGAGTACTGGACTATGAGTTTTCTCTCTCGCCCCGAGCTTTTTATCAGCTTAATCCTGAGCAGACAGAAATTCTCTATAGTGAAGCAGTTAAAGCTCTGGATGTCAGCAAAGAGGATCATCTAATCGATGCATATTGCGGTGTTGGGACGATCGGATTTGCCTTCGCAAATAAGGTCAAGAGTCTCAGAGGAATGGATATTATTCCAGAAGCCATTGAAGATGCCAAGCGAAATGCTAAAAAAATGGGATTTGACAATACCCATTACGAAGCGGGAACAGCAGAAGAGATTATTCCACGCTGGTATAAAGAAGGCTACCGAGCAGATGCCTTGATAGTTGACCCTCCACGTACAGGTTTAGATGATAAGCTACTGGATACCATTCTGACCTATGTTCCAGAAAAAATGGTCTATGTATCTTGCAATGTTTCGACCTTGGCACGAGATTTGGTTAAACTAGTAAAAGTCTATGACCTCCAGTATATCCAGTCGGTCGATATGTTTCCCCACACTGCACGAACAGAAGCAGTGGTTAAGTTAGTGAAGAAAAGAAAAATCAAATTCACTGAAAAAAGTTCTTGA
- the ytpR gene encoding YtpR family tRNA-binding protein, translating into MIFTYNKEHVGDVLMVIVKNSGDAKLDVERKGKVARVFLKENGETVAWNIFEVSSFFEIEERGQVFLTDEQVARLNQELQAEGFVEEIVNDKEPKFVVGEIVEMVAHPDSDHLNICQVAVASDKTVQIVAGAPNARVGLKTIVALPGAMMPKGNLIFPGELRGEKSFGMMCSPRELALPNAPQKRGVIELSEDQVVGTPFDPAKHWNA; encoded by the coding sequence ATGATTTTTACATATAACAAAGAACATGTTGGTGATGTACTTATGGTCATCGTGAAAAATAGCGGAGATGCCAAACTAGACGTGGAGCGCAAAGGCAAGGTAGCCCGTGTTTTCCTCAAAGAAAATGGGGAAACAGTAGCTTGGAATATTTTCGAAGTTTCAAGTTTCTTTGAAATTGAAGAGCGTGGTCAAGTCTTTTTGACAGATGAGCAAGTCGCTCGTTTGAACCAAGAGTTGCAGGCGGAAGGCTTTGTAGAAGAAATTGTCAATGACAAGGAACCTAAGTTTGTTGTCGGTGAAATTGTCGAGATGGTCGCTCACCCAGATAGTGACCACCTCAACATCTGCCAAGTGGCAGTCGCAAGTGACAAGACAGTGCAAATCGTTGCAGGAGCACCTAATGCTCGTGTGGGATTAAAAACAATTGTAGCTCTTCCTGGAGCGATGATGCCAAAAGGTAACCTCATTTTCCCAGGTGAACTTCGTGGTGAAAAGAGTTTTGGCATGATGTGCAGTCCTCGTGAACTTGCCTTGCCAAATGCTCCGCAAAAACGTGGGGTTATTGAATTATCAGAAGACCAAGTTGTCGGAACTCCATTCGACCCAGCTAAACACTGGAATGCCTAG
- a CDS encoding epoxyqueuosine reductase QueH: MIDVEEILSKMNPNQKINYDRVMQKMVQVWEKNEQRPTILMHVCCAPCSTYTLEYLTKYADVTIYFANSNIHPKAEYHKRAYVTKKFVSDFNERTGNRVQYLEAPYEPNEYRKLVRGLEEEPEGGDRCKVCFDYRLDKTAQVAMDLGFDYFGSALTISPHKNSQTINSIGIDVQKIYTTHYLPSDFKKNQGYKRSVEMCEEYDIYRQCYCGCVYAAQAQNIDLVQVKKDATAFLLDKDVEKDYSHIKFTVTKLDI; this comes from the coding sequence ATGATTGATGTAGAAGAAATTCTGAGCAAGATGAATCCCAATCAGAAGATTAATTATGACCGTGTCATGCAGAAAATGGTTCAGGTTTGGGAAAAAAATGAGCAACGTCCGACTATTCTCATGCATGTTTGCTGTGCTCCTTGTAGTACTTACACCCTAGAATACTTGACCAAATACGCGGATGTGACCATCTATTTTGCCAATTCTAACATCCATCCCAAGGCAGAATACCACAAGCGGGCTTACGTCACCAAGAAATTTGTCAGTGATTTCAATGAGCGAACAGGTAATAGGGTTCAGTACCTTGAAGCTCCCTACGAACCCAATGAATACCGGAAGCTAGTTAGAGGACTAGAAGAAGAACCCGAAGGTGGTGACCGTTGCAAGGTTTGTTTTGACTACCGTTTGGACAAAACAGCACAGGTAGCTATGGACTTGGGCTTTGACTACTTTGGTTCAGCCTTGACCATCAGTCCTCATAAGAATTCTCAAACCATCAACAGCATCGGAATTGATGTGCAAAAGATTTATACCACCCACTATCTCCCAAGTGATTTCAAGAAAAATCAAGGCTACAAGCGTTCGGTGGAGATGTGCGAGGAGTATGATATCTATCGTCAATGTTATTGTGGATGCGTCTATGCAGCTCAAGCCCAGAATATTGACCTGGTTCAGGTTAAGAAGGATGCCACGGCTTTCTTGTTGGATAAGGATGTTGAAAAAGACTATTCCCATATCAAGTTTACCGTCACTAAATTAGATATATAG
- the rpoE gene encoding DNA-directed RNA polymerase subunit delta, whose amino-acid sequence MELEVFAGQEKSELSMIEVARAILELRGRDHEMHFSDLVNEIQNYLGTSNSDIREALPLFYTELNFDGSFISLGDNKWGLRSWYGVDEIDEEIIALEESDDDEVAPKAKKKRVNAFMDGDSDAIDYNADDPEDEDAYEADPALSYDDENPDDEKNEVEAYDAEINEIAPDDLGEDVDLNEEDDEFSDDDTETSEEE is encoded by the coding sequence TTGGAATTAGAAGTATTTGCTGGGCAAGAAAAAAGTGAACTATCTATGATTGAGGTAGCGCGTGCTATCTTGGAACTTCGTGGTCGCGATCATGAGATGCATTTTAGCGATCTTGTAAACGAAATTCAAAACTACCTTGGAACATCAAACAGCGATATCCGCGAAGCTTTGCCTTTGTTCTACACAGAGTTGAACTTTGACGGTAGCTTCATCTCTCTTGGAGACAACAAATGGGGGCTTCGTTCATGGTATGGTGTGGACGAAATCGACGAAGAAATCATCGCTCTTGAAGAAAGTGACGACGATGAAGTAGCACCAAAAGCTAAGAAAAAACGCGTCAATGCCTTTATGGATGGCGACTCAGATGCCATTGACTACAACGCAGATGATCCAGAAGACGAAGATGCATACGAAGCAGATCCAGCTCTTTCATATGATGATGAAAATCCAGATGATGAGAAAAATGAAGTGGAAGCTTACGATGCAGAAATCAACGAAATCGCTCCTGATGACTTGGGTGAAGACGTGGATCTTAACGAAGAAGACGATGAGTTTTCTGACGATGATACTGAAACGAGTGAAGAAGAGTAA
- a CDS encoding CTP synthase, protein MSTKYIFVTGGVVSSIGKGIVAASLGRLLKNRGLKVTIQKFDPYINIDPGTMSPYQHGEVFVTDDGAETDLDLGHYERFIDINLNKYSNVTTGKIYSEVLRKERRGEYLGATVQVIPHITDALKEKIKRAALTTDSDVIITEVGGTVGDIESLPFLEALRQMKADVGADNVMYIHTTLLPYLKAAGEMKTKPTQHSVKELRGLGIQPNMLVIRTEKPAGQGIKNKLAQFCDVAPEAVIESLDVEHLYQIPLNLQAQGMDQIVCDHLKLDAPAADMTEWSAMVDKVMNLKKQVKISLVGKYVELQDAYISVVEALKHSGYANDAEVKINWINANDVTAENVAELLSDADGIIVPGGFGQRGTEGKIQAIRYARENDVPMLGVCLGMQLTCIEFARHVLGLEGANSAELAPETKYPIIDIMRDQVDVEDMGGTLRLGLYPSKLKRGSKAAAAYHNQEVVQRRHRHRYEFNNAFREQFEAAGFVFSGVSPDNRLVEIVEIPENKFFVACQYHPELSSRPNRPEELYTAFVTAAVENSN, encoded by the coding sequence ATGTCTACGAAATATATTTTTGTAACTGGTGGTGTGGTATCGTCTATTGGGAAAGGGATTGTGGCAGCAAGTCTGGGCCGTCTCTTGAAAAATCGTGGTCTTAAAGTAACCATTCAAAAGTTTGACCCTTATATCAATATCGATCCGGGAACTATGAGTCCTTACCAGCACGGGGAAGTTTTTGTGACGGATGACGGAGCTGAGACAGATTTGGACTTGGGTCACTATGAACGTTTCATCGATATCAATCTTAACAAATATTCCAACGTGACAACTGGTAAAATTTACAGTGAAGTTCTTCGTAAGGAACGCCGTGGAGAATACCTTGGGGCAACTGTTCAAGTTATTCCTCATATCACAGATGCTTTGAAGGAAAAAATCAAGCGTGCCGCTCTAACGACCGACTCTGATGTCATTATCACAGAGGTTGGTGGAACCGTTGGAGATATCGAGTCCTTGCCATTTCTAGAGGCCCTTCGTCAGATGAAGGCAGATGTGGGTGCAGATAATGTTATGTATATCCACACAACCTTGCTTCCTTATCTAAAGGCTGCTGGTGAGATGAAGACCAAGCCGACTCAGCATTCAGTAAAAGAATTGCGTGGTTTGGGAATCCAGCCAAATATGTTGGTCATTCGTACAGAAAAACCAGCTGGTCAAGGAATTAAAAATAAACTAGCTCAGTTCTGTGACGTAGCACCAGAAGCTGTCATCGAATCATTGGATGTTGAACATCTTTACCAAATTCCATTGAATTTACAGGCACAAGGTATGGACCAAATTGTCTGTGACCATTTGAAACTAGATGCACCAGCAGCGGATATGACAGAATGGTCAGCTATGGTAGACAAGGTCATGAACCTGAAAAAACAAGTTAAGATTTCCCTCGTCGGTAAGTATGTGGAGTTGCAAGATGCTTACATCTCTGTAGTTGAAGCCTTGAAACACTCTGGTTATGCCAACGACGCAGAAGTGAAGATTAATTGGATCAATGCCAATGATGTGACGGCAGAGAATGTAGCAGAGCTCTTGTCGGATGCGGACGGGATCATCGTACCAGGCGGTTTCGGTCAACGTGGTACGGAAGGGAAAATCCAAGCCATTCGCTATGCGCGTGAAAATGATGTTCCAATGTTGGGAGTCTGCTTGGGAATGCAGTTGACTTGTATCGAGTTTGCTCGTCACGTTTTAGGGCTTGAAGGAGCCAATTCTGCAGAACTTGCACCAGAAACAAAATATCCTATCATTGATATCATGCGTGATCAGGTTGATGTTGAGGATATGGGTGGCACCCTTCGTTTGGGACTTTATCCGTCTAAGTTAAAACGTGGTTCTAAAGCAGCGGCTGCTTATCACAATCAAGAAGTAGTGCAACGCCGTCACCGTCACCGTTATGAGTTTAACAATGCCTTTCGTGAACAGTTTGAGGCAGCAGGTTTTGTCTTCTCAGGTGTTTCTCCAGACAATCGTTTGGTCGAAATTGTGGAAATTCCTGAGAATAAATTCTTTGTGGCTTGTCAGTATCACCCTGAACTTTCCAGCCGCCCAAACCGTCCAGAGGAACTCTACACTGCCTTTGTTACTGCAGCAGTTGAGAACAGCAATTAG
- a CDS encoding single-stranded DNA-binding protein has product MYNKVIMIGRLTSTPELHKTNNDKSVARATIAVNRRYKDQNGEREADFVNLVLWGKLAETLASYATKGSLISVDGELRTRRFEKNGQMNYVTEVLATGFQLLESRAQRAMRENNAGQDLADLVLEEEELPF; this is encoded by the coding sequence ATGTATAATAAAGTTATCATGATCGGGCGCTTAACGTCTACACCAGAATTGCACAAAACCAACAATGACAAGTCAGTAGCGCGAGCAACTATCGCTGTGAATCGTCGTTACAAAGACCAAAACGGTGAACGTGAAGCTGATTTTGTCAATTTGGTTCTTTGGGGGAAATTGGCTGAAACCTTGGCAAGCTACGCAACTAAAGGTAGTCTTATCTCTGTGGATGGAGAACTTCGTACCCGTCGCTTTGAGAAAAATGGCCAGATGAACTATGTGACTGAAGTCCTTGCCACAGGATTCCAACTTTTGGAAAGTCGCGCCCAACGTGCTATGCGTGAAAATAACGCAGGACAGGATTTGGCAGATTTGGTCTTGGAAGAGGAGGAATTGCCATTTTAA
- a CDS encoding DUF4651 domain-containing protein: protein MNGMKAKKLWMTGLTVAGLSVLALGAKKAADNHKLMKTQEELTAIVRELFSDMGEIATLYVQVYESSLERLVGGVIFEDGRHYTFVYENEDLVYEEEVL from the coding sequence ATGAATGGTATGAAAGCTAAGAAATTATGGATGACTGGCTTGACTGTGGCTGGTCTAAGTGTCCTTGCTTTGGGGGCTAAAAAAGCAGCAGATAACCACAAACTCATGAAGACTCAAGAAGAGTTGACCGCTATCGTGCGCGAACTTTTCTCAGATATGGGTGAGATTGCGACTCTCTATGTTCAAGTCTACGAAAGTAGCCTAGAGCGACTTGTCGGAGGAGTCATTTTCGAGGATGGCCGTCATTATACCTTTGTCTATGAAAATGAAGACCTGGTCTATGAGGAGGAAGTCTTATGA
- the groES gene encoding co-chaperone GroES produces MLKPLGDRVVLKIEEKEQTVGGFVLAGSAQEKTKTAQVVATGQGVRTLNGDLVAPSVKPGDRVLVEAHAGIDVKDGDEKYIIVGEANILAIIEE; encoded by the coding sequence ATGTTGAAACCATTAGGAGACCGTGTGGTCTTGAAAATCGAAGAAAAAGAACAAACTGTTGGAGGCTTTGTCCTTGCGGGCTCAGCCCAAGAAAAAACAAAAACAGCCCAAGTTGTAGCTACTGGACAAGGTGTTCGTACCTTGAATGGTGACTTGGTTGCTCCAAGCGTTAAGCCTGGAGACCGTGTCTTAGTTGAAGCTCATGCAGGTATTGATGTCAAAGATGGCGATGAAAAGTACATTATCGTAGGCGAAGCCAACATCTTGGCAATCATTGAAGAATAG
- the recX gene encoding recombination regulator RecX has product MKITKLEKKKRLYLMELDGQQNSFITEDTIVRFMLSRDKVISKEELTEIQDFAQFSYGKNLALYHLSFKARTEKEVREYLKKYDIEEKIISQVIANLKEDDWINDRQYVYSIIKANQLSGDKGPYVLAQKLSQKGIVKSTIEDVLKDFDFSEVAQRVAEKLLKKYTGKLPARALQDKIIQNLTNKGFSYSDAKNAFDDLDSQVNQETTQELIFKELDKQYAKYARKYEGYELKQRLTQVLARKGYDFSDIASALREYL; this is encoded by the coding sequence ATGAAAATCACAAAACTTGAAAAGAAAAAACGTCTCTACTTGATGGAGTTAGATGGACAGCAAAACTCTTTTATCACGGAAGATACCATTGTCCGTTTTATGCTGTCTCGAGATAAGGTCATTAGTAAAGAGGAACTTACCGAGATTCAGGACTTTGCCCAGTTCTCTTATGGTAAAAATCTCGCCCTCTACCATCTATCATTTAAAGCTCGAACCGAAAAGGAAGTGCGAGAGTACCTGAAAAAGTATGATATTGAAGAAAAAATCATTAGTCAAGTTATCGCTAATCTTAAAGAAGATGACTGGATAAATGATCGTCAGTATGTCTACTCTATTATCAAAGCAAATCAACTCTCTGGAGATAAGGGACCCTATGTGCTAGCTCAAAAACTGTCTCAAAAAGGGATTGTCAAATCAACTATTGAAGATGTTTTAAAGGATTTTGATTTTTCAGAGGTTGCTCAACGTGTGGCGGAGAAACTGCTAAAAAAATACACGGGAAAGCTTCCCGCTCGTGCCTTGCAGGATAAGATTATTCAAAACTTGACCAACAAAGGCTTCTCCTATTCTGATGCTAAGAATGCCTTTGACGACTTGGATAGTCAAGTTAATCAAGAAACGACTCAAGAACTCATTTTCAAAGAGCTAGACAAACAATATGCTAAGTATGCTCGAAAGTATGAAGGTTACGAACTAAAGCAACGTTTAACTCAAGTTTTAGCTAGAAAAGGCTATGATTTTTCGGATATAGCAAGCGCTCTCAGAGAATATCTTTAA
- a CDS encoding SDR family NAD(P)-dependent oxidoreductase — translation MAKNVVITGATSGIGEAIARAYLEQGENVVLTGRRTDRLEALKSEFAETFPNQSVWTFPLDVTDMTMVKTVCSDILETIGQIDILVNNAGLALGLAPYQDYKELDMLTMLDTNVKGLMAVTRCFLPAMVKANQGHIINMGSTAGIYAYAGAAVYSATKAAVKTFSDGLRIDTIATDIKVTTIQPGIVETDFSTIRFHGDKERAATVYQGIEALQAQDISDTVVYVTSQPRRVQITDMTIMANQQATGFMVHKK, via the coding sequence ATGGCAAAAAATGTTGTGATTACAGGAGCAACCTCAGGAATCGGTGAAGCGATTGCGCGTGCTTATCTGGAACAGGGGGAGAATGTCGTTCTAACAGGGCGACGGACAGACAGACTAGAGGCCCTCAAGTCAGAGTTTGCAGAAACTTTTCCAAATCAATCAGTTTGGACCTTTCCACTGGATGTGACGGATATGACTATGGTCAAGACTGTCTGCTCCGATATTTTGGAAACGATAGGGCAGATTGATATCTTGGTCAATAATGCGGGACTAGCTCTTGGCTTGGCTCCCTATCAAGACTATAAAGAATTGGATATGCTGACCATGTTGGATACCAACGTCAAGGGTTTGATGGCAGTTACTCGCTGTTTCTTGCCTGCAATGGTAAAAGCCAATCAGGGTCATATTATCAATATGGGGTCAACCGCAGGAATCTATGCCTATGCTGGGGCAGCTGTTTACTCAGCCACCAAGGCTGCAGTCAAGACTTTTTCAGATGGACTGCGAATTGATACCATTGCGACAGATATCAAGGTGACCACCATTCAGCCAGGAATTGTCGAAACAGATTTCTCTACAATTCGTTTTCATGGTGACAAAGAGCGAGCTGCGACCGTCTATCAAGGAATTGAGGCCTTGCAGGCACAAGACATCTCAGATACAGTGGTCTATGTGACCAGTCAGCCTCGTCGTGTGCAGATTACAGATATGACCATTATGGCCAATCAACAGGCGACAGGTTTCATGGTCCATAAAAAATAA